The Thermosynechococcus sp. HN-54 DNA segment GTGAAGATTTGCACAAAGGCCTGATGTTCAGGGGTGGCAATACCCGCTTGCAACACTCGCAAGACAGTACCGAGATCATGGGCGAGTAATGCCTCAGGGTCGAGCCAAAGTCCGGGGAATTGGCGACTGCGAATCATCCCCTCAGCATCAGCAGTGAGTGGCTGGTATTCTCCTGCTTCAAGTGAGAACCAGTAAATCTGGCGATCGTAGGTACACCAGACGAGATATTCCTGAACGCCATTGCGGCGGTACACCCTGAGCTTATCGTGTAGGTCGTAGGCGGCACTGCTGGCGGCAATCTCAACCACGAGTTCCGGTGCCCCCTCGATATAACCATCCTCACTAATGCGGGAGTTACCCCCGTTTTCAAGGCGGAGAACGGCATCGGGCTGCGGTTCATTATCGCCATCTAGGCGAACCGTTGGATTGTCATACACAAGAACACCCGAAGTTGCTGCTCTGTAACAACCCAGCCACGTCATGATCTCGGCATGGGCTTGACTGTGACTGACACGAACGGGTGAAGCCACGTAAACAATTCCCTCAATCAGTTCTGCTTTTTTCAAGTGGGGCATGGCCGCGTAGCGCCGCTCGAATTCCGCTCGTGTCAGGCGATCGCCATTTTCGAGGGGGGGCAGTTTGACGGAATACTCCAGTGTCATGGCCATTCTCCTTAGGGCAAGTTCTATCGCTGCTGGCGAGCCACAAACGCTTGATGTTCAGGGGTAGCAATGCCCGCTTGCAACACTCGTAGGACAGTACCCAGATCATGGGCGAGTAATGCCTCAGCAGCAAGCCAAAGTCCGGGGAATTGGCGACTGCGAATCATCCCCTCCGCATCGGGAGTAAGGGGCTGGTATTCTCCTGCTTCAA contains these protein-coding regions:
- a CDS encoding Uma2 family endonuclease, which translates into the protein MTLEYSVKLPPLENGDRLTRAEFERRYAAMPHLKKAELIEGIVYVASPVRVSHSQAHAEIMTWLGCYRAATSGVLVYDNPTVRLDGDNEPQPDAVLRLENGGNSRISEDGYIEGAPELVVEIAASSAAYDLHDKLRVYRRNGVQEYLVWCTYDRQIYWFSLEAGEYQPLTADAEGMIRSRQFPGLWLDPEALLAHDLGTVLRVLQAGIATPEHQAFVQIFTKT